Proteins from one Anastrepha obliqua isolate idAnaObli1 chromosome 2, idAnaObli1_1.0, whole genome shotgun sequence genomic window:
- the LOC129238210 gene encoding odorant receptor 7a-like: MLELIRGRGRSVYASRNAVNYLNKVIRFVGITQPRQCRFLYFLYAGLIACFILLSPVIFNVGWIRDRNILSIREILNCVQASVNVLGVPIKSVTILLSVNRLRSVKPLLVALDARYSAAEDIAKIRRCVIIGNRIVFGYLFSYMTYESLTVLAALVGGYAPLTLYIPYVDWHRSRWEYWLQVSFDTIALFYILLHQVINDSYSAVYIYIIRTQVQLLTNRVQRLGTAANESPDETYNELQECIITHQEILSLMRIVEPVISATLFVQFLIAAAIMSTTLINILIFADTTSRIAALAYMYCVLLQTAPTCYYATYLQSDCEQLSMSIFHSNWMAQGKRFNKLLLYFLHRTQDNMPLMALKFVPIDLATNVSIAKFSFSLYTFIRKMGVGKHLNE, from the exons ATGTTAGAACTGATAAGAGGTCGTGGCCGCAGCGTGTACGCTTCTCGCAACGCCGTTAATTACTTAAATAAAGTAATTCGTTTCGTGGGTATTACCCAACCGCGGCAATGTCGTTTCTTGTACTTCTTGTATGCCGGCCTTATagcatgttttattttgctttcaccggTCATCTTTAACGTTGGTTGGATACGTGATAGGAATATTCTGTCGATAAGGGAGATCTTAAATTGCGTACAAGCATCGGTGAATGTGCTCGGTGTACCAATTAAAAGTGTCACAATATTATTATCCGTGAATCGATTGCGCAGCGTTAAACCGTTATTGGTGGCTTTGGATGCGCGCTACAGCGCAGCGGAGGATATCGCCAAGATACGGCGTTGCGTTATAATTGGCAATCGTATTGTATTCGGTTACCTTTTCTCATATATGACTTATGAATCTTTGACTGTACTAGCAGCATTGGTGGGCGGCTATGCGCCACTTACACTGTATATACCTTATGTGGATTGGCATAGATCGAGATGGGAATACTGGCTACAAGTTAGCTTTGATACCATTGCACTTTTCTACATACTTCTGCATCAAGTAATAAATGATTCTTATTCGGCTgtctatatttatataatacgtACGCAAGTGCAGTTGCTCACGAATCGTGTGCAACGATTGGGAACCGCAGCGAATGAGAGTCCCGATGAGACTTATAATGAGCTGCAGGAGTGTATTATCACACATCAGGAGATTTTAAG CTTAATGCGCATTGTGGAACCGGTAATATCTGCTACGTTGTTTGTGCAGTTCCTTATCGCTGCAGCTATTATGAGCACGACCttgataaatatattaattttcgcCGATACCACGTCCAGGATTGCCGCGCTCGCCTATATGTACTGTGTTCTGTTGCAGACTGCACCGACTTGCTACTACGCCACTTACTTGCAATCCGACTGCGAGCAGCTTTCCATGTCTATTTTCCACAGCAATTGGATGGCACAGGGCAAACGTTTCAATAAATTGCTATTATATTTCTTACATCGCACACAAGACAATATGCCGCTTATGGCATTAAAATTTGTTCCTATTGATTTGGCCACAAATGTGTCG ATCGCTAAGTTCTCATTCAGCCTTTACACGTTCATTAGAAAAATGGGAGTAGGTAAGCATTTGAACGAATGA